In Yersinia enterocolitica subsp. enterocolitica, one DNA window encodes the following:
- a CDS encoding phage tail sheath subtilisin-like domain-containing protein, with translation MTIPFTNIPSNLRTPLFFAEFDNSQANTATTTQRTLIIGQMLDSGSLPADIPVLVSSVATVAGQCGAGSMLHGQMAAYLANDIAGEVYILPLADTEAMVAATGKITLTTPASATGVISLYIAGIRVQVAVVATDDIASVAAALTAAINAATVLPVTATVTAGVITLTAKNKGAHGNTIDLRLNYLGGAGGETTPDSLVLTFTPMAGGAGAPELDDALANLQDRTFDFIINPYTDTDSLNKIKEFLSDSTGRWSYAEQLYGHSFAAQSGTYGQLTAAGELRNDQHASLLGVNGSPTPSYIWSAAYVGAIAQSLRNDPGRPLQTLAISGVLAPPLASRFTLTERNNLLHSGISTVTVTDDGTVQVENIITTYQKNKYGAEDDSYLQIETLFLLMFVTRYLRTQVTSKFARMKLAADGTRFAPGSAIITPNIIRAELIAQYQTLEFNGYVQDAKGFAKGLIVEKSASNPNRVDVLWTGVLINQLRIFAVLNQFRLQASA, from the coding sequence ATGACTATTCCCTTTACTAACATTCCGAGCAATCTTCGGACACCGCTTTTCTTCGCTGAATTTGATAACTCACAGGCGAACACGGCGACAACGACGCAGCGAACTTTAATCATTGGACAGATGTTGGATTCAGGCTCGTTACCTGCGGATATTCCGGTACTGGTTTCCTCAGTGGCCACCGTCGCGGGACAATGTGGTGCGGGTTCAATGTTGCATGGGCAGATGGCGGCTTATCTGGCCAATGATATTGCTGGTGAGGTTTATATTTTGCCGTTGGCTGATACCGAGGCAATGGTTGCTGCAACAGGCAAAATCACATTAACCACTCCCGCATCGGCTACGGGGGTGATCTCATTGTATATAGCGGGCATCCGGGTGCAGGTTGCTGTTGTTGCCACCGATGACATTGCTTCGGTTGCTGCGGCGCTGACCGCCGCCATCAATGCGGCTACGGTTTTGCCGGTGACGGCTACCGTGACTGCGGGGGTGATTACCTTAACCGCTAAAAACAAAGGTGCCCACGGTAACACGATTGATTTGCGGCTGAATTATCTGGGCGGTGCTGGCGGCGAAACTACGCCGGATAGCCTGGTGCTGACATTTACACCCATGGCGGGCGGCGCGGGCGCACCTGAACTGGATGATGCCTTGGCTAATTTGCAGGATCGAACCTTTGATTTCATCATTAACCCGTACACTGACACGGATTCATTGAATAAAATCAAAGAGTTTCTGTCAGACAGTACCGGTCGCTGGAGCTATGCAGAGCAGTTGTACGGTCACAGCTTCGCTGCTCAATCGGGGACTTATGGCCAACTGACAGCCGCAGGCGAATTGCGTAATGATCAGCATGCTTCTCTGTTGGGAGTAAATGGCTCGCCAACACCGAGTTATATCTGGTCAGCGGCTTATGTTGGCGCTATTGCGCAAAGTCTGCGTAACGACCCCGGACGCCCGTTACAAACTTTGGCAATCAGTGGTGTACTGGCTCCCCCGCTGGCCAGCCGCTTTACCCTGACCGAGCGTAATAACCTGCTGCACAGTGGGATCTCTACCGTGACAGTTACCGACGATGGCACAGTACAGGTAGAAAACATCATCACCACCTATCAAAAGAACAAGTATGGCGCGGAAGATGACAGCTATTTGCAGATTGAGACTTTGTTCTTATTGATGTTTGTCACTCGCTACCTACGAACTCAGGTGACCTCGAAGTTTGCTCGCATGAAGTTGGCTGCCGATGGTACCCGCTTTGCCCCAGGCTCGGCCATCATCACGCCGAATATTATTCGTGCCGAGCTGATTGCTCAGTATCAGACACTGGAATTTAATGGCTATGTGCAGGATGCCAAAGGGTTTGCCAAGGGATTGATTGTCGAAAAGAGCGCCAGCAACCCTAATCGAGTTGATGTGCTGTGGACGGGAGTCCTGATCAATCAGTTGCGTATCTTCGCCGTTCTTAACCAATTCCGCCTTCAGGCATCCGCATAA
- a CDS encoding phage tail tube protein, translating into MGDTSNRLAGTAYVTVDGLTIMVAGQFKYSPSKYKRETLTGMDGVHGYKETFNAPFISCQIRDGGGTSISDFNDQTNVNIVCELANGKTIIGSGMWSVNTQEVDSTEATADIRWEGGSVSVTEN; encoded by the coding sequence ATGGGTGATACATCCAATCGCCTCGCGGGGACAGCTTATGTCACCGTTGACGGCCTGACTATCATGGTTGCGGGGCAATTCAAATACAGCCCCTCAAAATACAAGCGTGAAACCCTGACGGGAATGGATGGGGTGCACGGTTACAAAGAAACCTTTAATGCCCCGTTTATTTCCTGCCAAATCCGTGACGGTGGCGGCACGTCGATCAGCGATTTTAACGATCAGACCAATGTCAATATTGTCTGTGAGCTGGCCAATGGTAAAACGATTATCGGCAGTGGTATGTGGTCGGTAAATACCCAAGAAGTGGATAGCACTGAAGCGACTGCTGATATTCGCTGGGAAGGGGGTTCTGTATCGGTGACGGAGAACTAA
- a CDS encoding phage tail assembly protein, whose translation MSELERTKTITLVKPISHEATKTTYEAIELSEPILIQVQQFYDEQAKSGALSAMGLLISLVSNVPREAIKKMAFTDYKVCEVYMMSFLAYSPQAENGVTN comes from the coding sequence ATGTCTGAATTAGAACGCACTAAAACAATTACGTTGGTTAAGCCTATTTCTCATGAAGCCACTAAAACCACTTATGAGGCTATCGAACTCAGTGAACCGATATTGATTCAGGTTCAGCAGTTTTATGACGAGCAAGCTAAATCAGGGGCACTCAGTGCGATGGGGTTACTCATTTCTTTGGTGTCTAATGTACCGCGTGAAGCCATCAAAAAAATGGCTTTCACCGACTACAAAGTCTGTGAGGTCTACATGATGAGTTTTTTAGCCTACTCCCCCCAGGCGGAGAATGGGGTAACGAACTAG
- the gpW gene encoding gpW family head-tail joining protein has product MFHANTSLLAGAMSRAQLQEALNRAQQAYIELSTGSKGVSFSYAQGDGTRSVTYQPTDIGQLMGLIQLLQAQLGIVKHPRRALRFRY; this is encoded by the coding sequence ATGTTCCATGCAAACACCAGCCTGCTGGCCGGTGCGATGAGTCGTGCCCAATTGCAAGAAGCATTAAACCGTGCGCAGCAAGCCTATATCGAATTATCCACGGGTTCAAAAGGCGTCTCTTTCTCCTATGCGCAAGGGGATGGTACTCGCTCAGTGACCTATCAGCCGACTGATATCGGTCAACTGATGGGATTAATTCAACTTCTTCAGGCCCAGCTAGGCATCGTTAAACATCCCCGTAGGGCGTTAAGGTTTCGTTATTGA
- a CDS encoding head decoration protein — protein MDNFGQNAFQPGMRSSLFMPDQLVSGTLQLVTDTGVIAQAATIHLRGTVLGKITASGEYVKSVKTATDGSEVPVAILVDDVDTTTTSQRGGVYLMGQFNQNRIIHDASWTLAELKTDLRTYSIFLEDSIQAPV, from the coding sequence ATGGATAACTTCGGCCAAAATGCATTTCAACCGGGCATGCGCTCATCGTTGTTTATGCCAGACCAGTTAGTCTCTGGGACATTACAACTGGTCACTGATACTGGCGTTATTGCTCAGGCGGCTACGATACATTTGCGGGGCACAGTGCTGGGTAAAATTACGGCATCAGGTGAGTACGTCAAGTCTGTTAAGACCGCCACCGATGGCAGTGAGGTTCCGGTCGCCATCCTCGTTGATGATGTGGATACGACAACAACATCTCAGCGCGGAGGCGTTTATTTGATGGGGCAATTCAATCAAAACCGCATTATTCATGATGCTTCATGGACGCTGGCTGAATTAAAAACCGATCTACGGACCTACTCAATCTTCCTCGAAGACAGTATCCAGGCTCCAGTCTAA
- a CDS encoding transglycosylase SLT domain-containing protein, translating to MANAFDFELVANDQVTATIHRIDEAVKKLVPQLDKTRDGLKLGGQESVEGLDSINDKLQGMGQFAREGVQFIGDLVPPLKMVGELGGKALKFGGIAAAGGYVIHGLAKGLGEAAGNAYQLDTAAKNAGMSVDNFSRISGAMQILGADSDSARQSVEGLYKTFNDPLWARNDVAQELLARNGVVIERLKDGTADVYKTLDNVAKIFPKLSPQTQKTLADALGLDENLLTLMREGSRYKDLLAKADKFGLTVDPQTNAQLTELDRQLSEVSAAWDGLKQRGQNKFYGAILSDGSVKDGIEGVTDIVTNGIDSISVAHFLGLNRGKEADQLRRGYNDPEFYKKLSEWDKVGSDYGIMTDGYRKKYEQHYGPGDEQEKQNLVAPVNMPYMPFSEDQQQARLKQLESQYNLPTTILDRVYQAESGRGKNLLSPKGAQGPFQFMPPTGRDYGLNSMDDRMDFNKSSEAAAKYLADLLKDFDGDVNKAVASYNWGQNNVKKHGLGKAPTETRNYLQKIMPGLPAIHPQQGELTTGLSDINALPPTSINGPQQSYVGGADQIASAIAQAMRDNKAEVELTIIDSRTGERRVIAGNQSGKVATSMNYP from the coding sequence ATGGCTAATGCTTTTGATTTTGAACTGGTGGCCAACGATCAGGTAACGGCGACTATCCATCGTATTGACGAGGCAGTAAAGAAGCTGGTTCCTCAGTTGGATAAAACCCGCGATGGTTTAAAACTTGGTGGGCAAGAGTCAGTCGAAGGTCTGGATAGTATCAACGATAAACTACAAGGAATGGGACAGTTTGCTCGTGAAGGCGTCCAGTTTATCGGTGATCTGGTACCACCGTTGAAGATGGTCGGGGAGTTAGGCGGTAAGGCGCTAAAGTTTGGCGGTATAGCGGCGGCTGGTGGATATGTCATCCACGGGCTAGCTAAAGGTTTGGGCGAGGCTGCGGGTAACGCCTATCAACTGGATACGGCGGCAAAAAATGCCGGTATGTCAGTTGATAATTTTAGCCGGATCAGCGGCGCAATGCAGATTTTAGGGGCGGATAGCGATTCGGCACGTCAGTCTGTTGAGGGGCTATACAAGACGTTTAATGATCCGTTATGGGCGCGTAACGATGTGGCTCAGGAGTTATTGGCTCGGAACGGAGTGGTTATTGAACGCCTTAAAGATGGCACGGCAGATGTCTATAAGACGCTGGACAACGTGGCCAAGATATTCCCTAAACTGTCGCCCCAGACGCAAAAAACATTGGCTGATGCCTTAGGCTTGGATGAAAACCTGCTGACTTTAATGCGCGAAGGCTCCAGATATAAAGATCTGTTGGCAAAGGCTGATAAATTCGGTTTAACGGTTGACCCCCAAACCAATGCACAACTCACCGAACTGGATCGCCAATTATCTGAGGTGAGTGCTGCCTGGGATGGGTTAAAGCAGCGTGGTCAGAATAAGTTCTACGGTGCTATTTTGTCAGATGGTTCAGTTAAAGACGGAATAGAAGGTGTCACTGATATAGTCACTAACGGTATTGACAGTATTTCAGTTGCGCACTTTTTAGGGCTAAACAGGGGAAAAGAAGCGGATCAGTTACGCCGTGGTTATAACGACCCCGAATTTTATAAAAAACTGAGTGAATGGGATAAGGTTGGCTCAGATTACGGAATAATGACTGATGGTTACCGTAAAAAGTATGAGCAACATTATGGCCCCGGAGATGAGCAAGAAAAACAAAATCTGGTAGCCCCAGTCAATATGCCTTATATGCCTTTTAGTGAAGATCAGCAGCAGGCGAGACTAAAACAGTTAGAGTCGCAGTATAACCTTCCCACCACAATTCTTGATCGTGTCTATCAGGCGGAGTCCGGTCGGGGGAAAAATCTCTTATCGCCAAAAGGTGCACAGGGGCCATTCCAGTTTATGCCGCCAACGGGTAGAGATTATGGCTTAAACTCGATGGATGACCGCATGGACTTCAATAAATCCAGCGAAGCGGCCGCAAAATATCTGGCAGATCTACTCAAAGATTTTGATGGTGATGTGAATAAGGCGGTAGCTTCCTACAATTGGGGGCAGAATAACGTCAAGAAACATGGATTAGGAAAAGCACCCACTGAAACGCGTAACTATCTCCAGAAGATTATGCCGGGCTTACCCGCCATTCACCCTCAGCAAGGCGAGTTAACTACCGGCCTCTCGGATATTAACGCATTACCTCCAACATCTATAAACGGTCCACAACAAAGCTATGTTGGTGGTGCTGATCAGATTGCCAGCGCTATCGCCCAAGCTATGAGAGATAACAAAGCAGAGGTAGAACTGACGATTATTGATAGTAGAACGGGTGAACGTCGGGTTATTGCTGGGAATCAAAGTGGAAAGGTGGCAACTTCCATGAACTATCCATAA
- a CDS encoding head-tail joining protein yields MGINWDQHLLAPLHSVFGDPVDYRPQGGKPTYTISGIFDRAYTTINTLDDGSTINTTNPVLGVRDSEFHSPPKQGDRVFIGIVANEPVNTLFAVADVQPDSHGGSKLILNRVKT; encoded by the coding sequence ATGGGTATCAACTGGGATCAGCATCTTCTCGCACCCTTGCATTCGGTGTTTGGTGACCCGGTTGATTACCGCCCCCAAGGTGGTAAGCCAACTTATACCATCAGCGGCATCTTTGATCGGGCCTATACGACCATCAACACGCTGGATGACGGTAGCACCATTAACACCACCAACCCCGTTTTAGGGGTAAGGGATAGCGAGTTTCATTCACCCCCCAAACAAGGGGACCGGGTATTTATTGGCATTGTTGCTAATGAGCCGGTCAATACCTTGTTTGCTGTAGCGGATGTCCAGCCGGATAGCCATGGCGGGAGCAAACTCATTCTTAATCGAGTGAAAACATGA
- a CDS encoding S49 family peptidase: protein MNLPHLAQRLFNTPLALHPHKAEVVMAALTDRFGLTRIQSNADWADEEDDFFSRKGRDCGYDVIEGIAVIPIQGTLVQKLGTLRPYSGMTGYDGIRASFLTAINDDAVKGICFDIDSPGGEVAGCFDLVDEIYAARGAKPIWSILSENAYSAAYALASAADRIIVPRTGGVGSIGVIVMHVDWSQRIKSDGVQVTIITFGSRKAESNPYEALSEEAKKSIQSDVDEMGRLFVNTVSRNRGIAERTIRDTEAACFLAADGVQLGLADQVAPPDVAFRDLLTLVGER, encoded by the coding sequence GTGAATCTTCCACATTTAGCCCAGCGACTGTTTAACACCCCGTTGGCACTTCATCCGCACAAGGCTGAAGTCGTTATGGCGGCGTTGACTGACCGGTTCGGCCTGACGCGCATTCAGTCGAATGCCGATTGGGCCGACGAAGAGGATGATTTCTTTTCACGCAAGGGTCGTGATTGTGGTTATGACGTCATCGAGGGCATAGCAGTTATTCCGATTCAGGGCACGCTGGTGCAAAAGTTAGGCACCTTGCGACCCTACAGCGGCATGACCGGCTATGACGGTATTCGCGCCAGCTTTCTGACTGCAATCAATGATGATGCTGTTAAGGGCATTTGTTTTGATATCGATTCACCGGGCGGAGAAGTCGCCGGCTGTTTTGATTTGGTTGATGAAATTTATGCTGCCCGTGGCGCTAAACCCATTTGGTCAATCCTGTCCGAAAATGCCTATTCAGCCGCTTATGCACTGGCCAGTGCCGCAGATCGGATTATCGTCCCGCGCACCGGGGGGGTTGGCTCTATCGGCGTCATCGTGATGCATGTTGACTGGTCACAGCGCATAAAAAGCGATGGGGTACAGGTCACGATCATCACTTTTGGCAGCAGAAAAGCTGAATCAAATCCCTACGAAGCATTAAGCGAAGAGGCAAAGAAGTCCATTCAGTCTGATGTTGACGAGATGGGTCGCTTGTTCGTGAATACCGTTTCCCGCAATCGCGGGATAGCAGAGAGAACCATCAGAGACACCGAGGCGGCATGTTTCTTAGCGGCTGATGGTGTGCAGTTGGGGCTGGCTGATCAAGTTGCCCCGCCTGATGTCGCATTCCGCGATTTATTAACATTGGTTGGAGAAAGATAA
- a CDS encoding DUF2635 domain-containing protein — MHVKPVAGRAVRDPVKGTFLPESGTEVPDNSFWRRRLNDGDVVREQPKEVKPAPEATKAEKTK, encoded by the coding sequence ATGCATGTTAAACCCGTAGCCGGTCGCGCTGTACGTGACCCGGTTAAGGGCACCTTTTTGCCTGAATCTGGCACAGAGGTTCCCGATAATTCATTTTGGCGTCGTCGCTTAAACGACGGTGATGTGGTGCGCGAACAACCTAAAGAGGTTAAACCTGCGCCAGAAGCAACCAAAGCGGAGAAAACCAAATAA
- a CDS encoding major capsid protein, whose product MNIFDTNALVQVVPNLKTSQNWLLDRFFPNIVTYETEEVSIDVDIGKRRLAPFVSPLVAGHLVESRKYQTNTFKPAYIKDVRVPDLRKPIRRQMGERIGGEFTATEREMLNIQFEMEDQIDMINRRLEWMAASALTKAKIMVVGEGFETAEIDFGRSSSLTITLSGSDKWPLSVAAGATNTQPSDDIEDWQTLMLKESGAVATDLVFTTSSWKAFRLDTTIKDNAITFPALSPFGNQVDAGPRVNKGAVYKGRWGNFDLWLYNDWFIDPVDGIEKPMIPNGAVLMSGADLMGTRAFGVILDPAFNYGPLAFAPKSWVMPDPAQRYLLMQSAPLVIPSRVNASLCATVV is encoded by the coding sequence ATGAATATTTTTGATACCAACGCGTTGGTTCAGGTTGTTCCTAACCTAAAAACTAGCCAAAACTGGCTACTGGATCGCTTCTTTCCCAACATCGTTACCTATGAGACTGAAGAGGTTTCAATTGATGTGGACATTGGTAAGCGCCGCCTGGCACCTTTTGTATCGCCGTTAGTCGCTGGGCATTTGGTTGAAAGCCGAAAATATCAGACCAATACCTTTAAGCCTGCTTACATTAAAGATGTGCGGGTTCCAGATCTGCGCAAACCAATCCGCCGTCAAATGGGCGAACGTATTGGGGGGGAGTTCACCGCGACTGAACGTGAGATGCTCAATATTCAATTTGAAATGGAAGATCAAATTGACATGATCAACCGTCGTTTGGAATGGATGGCGGCCAGTGCACTGACTAAAGCAAAAATCATGGTCGTGGGTGAAGGGTTTGAAACGGCTGAGATTGACTTTGGCCGCTCAAGTTCTTTGACGATTACGCTGAGTGGGTCAGATAAATGGCCTTTATCTGTCGCCGCCGGTGCAACCAATACCCAGCCATCAGATGATATTGAAGATTGGCAGACGCTGATGTTGAAAGAGTCAGGTGCGGTGGCCACGGATTTGGTATTTACCACCTCTTCCTGGAAAGCATTCCGGCTGGATACCACCATTAAAGACAATGCCATCACGTTCCCGGCATTGAGTCCGTTTGGTAATCAGGTTGATGCGGGGCCGCGCGTCAATAAAGGCGCGGTTTATAAAGGTCGCTGGGGCAACTTTGATTTGTGGCTGTATAACGATTGGTTTATTGACCCTGTTGATGGCATTGAAAAGCCGATGATCCCCAATGGTGCCGTATTGATGTCAGGTGCTGACCTGATGGGCACTCGTGCCTTTGGTGTCATTCTGGACCCTGCATTTAATTATGGGCCTCTGGCTTTTGCACCTAAATCATGGGTTATGCCCGATCCCGCGCAACGTTACCTGTTGATGCAATCTGCTCCGCTGGTCATTCCAAGCCGGGTAAATGCCTCCCTTTGTGCAACGGTGGTGTGA
- a CDS encoding phage portal protein, which yields MKNPVRILGPDGRPLPPSQSRVSMLNGSSGVPYDAADQFSDTMANWQPSLWSPDNEINPSRNQVVARVRDMVRNDGWASGSVTRILDNAVGASFRPLAKVDYRTLALMTGNPQFDAKWADEYGRAIESGWRIWANDPNRYCDVERKKTVAQLLRLGFRHKLTDGDALCVMQYRPDRLGYGRAQYATTMQIIDPDRLSNPQEKFDMPNIRGGIEIDEDGVPIAYHIRKAHIGDWWSGKETMTWERIQRETDWGRPIVIHDFDSDRASQHRGISIFTPIVQRLKMLIKYDEVELQSSILNSIFAAFITSPYDPGLVAESLDTGDDVIKYQKMRREYHDEKRLSLQGGARIPILAPGESMTALNAVRPTSNFVAFESAALRNVAASLGISTQQLTQDWSDVNYSSARSAMLEAWKTLTRRRDDFAAGFAQPILSCFIEELHDLGEVPLPAGAPDFLAAKAAYCRAQWMGPGRGWVDPVAEKKGAILGMEAGLSTLEMEAAENVGEDWEELLDQRQREREAYIERGLPIPTWLQAETFAPDQPTANQQQKSEAP from the coding sequence ATGAAAAACCCAGTAAGGATTTTAGGTCCTGACGGTCGCCCCTTGCCGCCATCCCAATCAAGGGTATCAATGCTAAATGGCTCCAGTGGTGTTCCCTATGACGCTGCTGATCAATTCAGTGACACTATGGCTAACTGGCAACCATCACTATGGTCACCAGACAACGAAATTAATCCCTCCCGTAATCAGGTTGTTGCTCGTGTTCGTGACATGGTGCGCAATGATGGTTGGGCCTCGGGCAGCGTGACCCGCATTTTGGATAATGCCGTGGGGGCGTCTTTTCGTCCGCTTGCCAAAGTCGATTATCGAACTCTGGCGCTGATGACTGGCAATCCTCAATTTGACGCGAAATGGGCGGATGAATATGGACGGGCCATTGAATCAGGCTGGCGAATTTGGGCGAATGACCCAAACCGTTATTGTGATGTGGAAAGAAAGAAAACCGTCGCGCAACTACTGCGGCTTGGTTTCCGCCACAAGCTGACTGACGGTGACGCGCTCTGTGTGATGCAATATCGACCTGACCGCCTTGGCTATGGTCGGGCGCAGTATGCCACGACCATGCAAATCATTGATCCCGACCGGCTAAGCAATCCGCAAGAGAAATTCGACATGCCGAATATTCGCGGTGGGATAGAAATTGATGAGGATGGTGTCCCTATTGCTTATCACATCCGCAAAGCTCATATCGGTGACTGGTGGAGCGGTAAAGAAACCATGACCTGGGAGCGCATCCAGCGTGAAACTGACTGGGGCCGCCCCATCGTTATTCATGACTTTGATAGCGATCGGGCCTCCCAGCATCGCGGTATCAGTATTTTCACTCCCATCGTCCAGCGCCTGAAAATGCTGATTAAGTACGATGAAGTGGAATTGCAGTCATCAATCCTGAACTCCATTTTCGCTGCTTTCATCACGTCGCCTTATGACCCCGGTCTGGTTGCAGAATCTCTCGATACGGGTGATGACGTGATTAAGTATCAGAAAATGCGTCGGGAATATCACGACGAAAAACGCCTTTCATTACAAGGTGGTGCACGTATTCCGATACTGGCACCCGGTGAAAGTATGACCGCGCTTAATGCGGTTCGACCAACCAGTAACTTTGTCGCCTTTGAAAGTGCCGCGCTGAGAAATGTTGCGGCGTCATTGGGGATATCTACTCAGCAACTGACTCAAGACTGGTCCGATGTTAACTACAGTTCCGCGCGTTCCGCCATGCTGGAAGCGTGGAAAACGCTGACCCGCCGCCGCGATGACTTTGCGGCAGGGTTCGCTCAGCCCATCTTGTCGTGCTTTATCGAAGAATTACATGACTTAGGTGAGGTTCCTTTACCTGCTGGCGCACCTGATTTTCTCGCGGCGAAAGCGGCATATTGCCGTGCTCAATGGATGGGGCCAGGGCGGGGCTGGGTTGATCCGGTGGCTGAGAAGAAAGGGGCCATTCTTGGCATGGAAGCCGGACTCTCTACTCTCGAAATGGAGGCGGCTGAAAACGTGGGTGAAGACTGGGAGGAATTGCTGGATCAGCGCCAGCGAGAACGTGAGGCATATATTGAACGTGGATTGCCGATCCCTACATGGTTGCAAGCTGAAACCTTTGCACCCGATCAGCCTACAGCCAACCAACAACAAAAATCGGAGGCACCGTGA
- a CDS encoding DNA circularization protein: MSLISNALSDLLGTGGDSWQWSEHLHPASFRGVPFAVLTAEGVFGRRQAIHEYPYRDTAWIEDLGRATRRLTIRGFLIQSSGLYNAPDVMTQRDSLIAACEMPDAGTLVHPTLGEMTVSIPESGLRLNEGAESGRVFEFTLTIIESGLRVFSVTSSADAVSSIQSSWFGLASKSIATFIATVKGEIRSVTQTIRTLKNTAAFWTNMVSSTTSEATNLGNVLRSTLGRDRYGRFNHGTVGGSVSGATASVSTQSDTTNLSALVAQKMAVSVEGRASLVAANDALKEAATVEEHANAVLAVVNAILASGASTLDLIRMMQELTEVDDNTFRPNPSDSNTASASYQLIIVLCAGAMVFAVSQYQPESYDDAVDILTRVCDVVDSAALSAADRGNDEVYQALNDLRGSIVTLLQQTGANLSRVETVNFNRSLPALNLANRLYQDARRGDALVKMANPVHPAFMPIRFKALNS; this comes from the coding sequence ATGTCACTGATCAGCAATGCACTTTCTGATTTATTAGGTACCGGTGGTGATAGTTGGCAGTGGTCAGAACACCTGCATCCCGCCTCTTTTCGTGGAGTTCCTTTTGCTGTATTGACCGCTGAGGGGGTTTTTGGCCGTCGCCAAGCCATTCATGAATATCCTTATCGAGATACTGCGTGGATTGAGGATTTAGGCCGTGCTACGCGCCGCCTGACTATCCGTGGTTTTCTTATTCAGAGTAGTGGCCTTTATAACGCGCCTGACGTCATGACCCAGCGTGATTCACTGATTGCTGCCTGTGAAATGCCAGATGCGGGAACATTGGTACATCCCACTCTTGGGGAGATGACGGTCAGCATCCCTGAAAGTGGTCTTCGTCTGAATGAAGGGGCTGAGTCAGGGCGCGTTTTTGAATTTACGCTGACCATCATTGAATCAGGCTTGCGGGTATTTTCTGTTACCAGTTCAGCAGATGCGGTTTCGTCTATTCAGTCGTCATGGTTTGGTCTGGCTTCCAAATCCATTGCGACATTTATCGCCACGGTAAAAGGCGAGATCCGTTCTGTCACTCAAACCATCAGAACGCTGAAAAATACCGCTGCCTTTTGGACCAACATGGTGAGTTCTACCACCAGTGAGGCGACAAATCTCGGCAATGTCCTCCGTTCAACCCTCGGGCGTGATCGTTATGGCCGCTTTAATCACGGCACTGTAGGCGGCAGCGTATCGGGGGCTACGGCATCCGTTAGCACGCAGAGCGACACAACGAACCTGTCCGCGCTGGTGGCTCAAAAAATGGCTGTTTCAGTCGAGGGGCGGGCCTCACTTGTTGCTGCTAACGATGCATTGAAAGAGGCTGCGACGGTAGAGGAACATGCCAATGCTGTTCTTGCTGTCGTGAATGCCATCTTGGCCAGCGGAGCCAGCACCCTTGATTTAATCCGCATGATGCAAGAATTAACGGAAGTTGATGACAACACTTTTCGACCCAACCCCAGTGACAGCAATACCGCATCCGCCAGCTACCAACTCATTATTGTGTTGTGTGCCGGTGCGATGGTGTTTGCTGTTTCGCAATATCAACCTGAAAGCTATGACGATGCGGTCGATATATTGACGCGAGTCTGTGATGTTGTAGACAGTGCGGCGCTTTCTGCGGCTGACAGGGGTAATGACGAGGTATACCAGGCATTAAACGACTTGCGCGGCTCTATTGTCACACTGTTGCAGCAGACCGGCGCGAATCTGTCTCGCGTTGAGACCGTCAATTTTAACCGATCATTACCCGCACTCAATCTTGCCAATCGGCTATATCAGGATGCACGACGGGGTGACGCGTTGGTGAAAATGGCTAACCCCGTTCATCCGGCATTTATGCCCATTCGATTTAAGGCGCTGAACTCATGA